In the genome of Haloarcula limicola, one region contains:
- a CDS encoding vWA domain-containing protein produces MTVASNTMHTTHADMRDGKRVDIAVEFITRRTIDCEGKRVQRLLVADRTGTQFTILATPDSEPLFDLKTGGMHRISGMLSAAPVTQTGPGSEECPDCEGSLRVGQTVDVVDSALAQIAARPGITDTFGIIDAETTVRRVSDDSTPVDDWTPMTADETVAPPDYVCTSCGRHSDDYELHEENELLNASVDHQMASPAPASENMASSETLGLAAGGAKDATNFRENITNGYTPQPEAISDEGLFYDYYFETGHRPEADALFAPRYTAAKSTHPLTGDTEQYLSVGLDSTLSTDAFERPRLDLVAVLDVSGSMDSAFDAYYYDEQGEKQPAENDATTKLAAATQSLCALTEQLRDDDRLGVVLYNHRAHVAKPLRDVGSTDMPAIRRHIQEIAAGGSTNLADGFEAAVDMLIEEPARPDVERRVVFMTDMMPNTGTTGKRELTDLFGDAATEGVHTTFIGMGIDANAELAETLSGIRGANHYFIHSATEFERRLGAEFDYMVTPLVYDLTLELETDGYQIEAVHGSPSADTATNRLMHVGTLFPSAKQDGEARGGVVLVRLDQTAPDADLELVASWTERGGGEQTERVSVDTPDAETYAHDGIRKAIALSRYARELRAWATDIHDRADTATGVDDWLLPGQRGQHEREAVPLVVPDQYAERFDELRQYLDAEMAAVDDETLHQEVTLLETLYRARPQTPTEVTE; encoded by the coding sequence ATGACAGTCGCTTCGAACACAATGCATACGACACACGCGGACATGAGGGATGGGAAGCGAGTCGATATCGCGGTCGAATTCATCACCAGACGAACCATCGACTGCGAGGGAAAACGTGTTCAACGCCTACTGGTCGCTGATCGGACTGGCACACAGTTCACGATCTTGGCGACCCCCGACAGCGAACCGCTGTTCGATCTGAAGACAGGTGGAATGCACCGCATTTCGGGGATGCTCAGCGCAGCTCCCGTGACGCAGACTGGCCCTGGCTCGGAGGAGTGTCCTGACTGTGAGGGATCGTTGCGAGTAGGGCAGACCGTCGATGTAGTCGACTCCGCACTGGCCCAGATTGCCGCACGGCCAGGTATCACCGACACGTTTGGCATCATCGACGCCGAAACTACCGTCCGTCGCGTCTCGGATGATAGTACGCCTGTCGACGACTGGACGCCGATGACGGCCGACGAAACGGTAGCCCCGCCCGACTACGTTTGTACGTCCTGTGGCCGACACAGCGACGACTACGAGCTTCACGAGGAAAACGAACTGCTGAATGCGTCCGTAGACCACCAGATGGCATCTCCGGCACCGGCCAGTGAGAACATGGCGAGTTCGGAGACGCTCGGACTGGCCGCGGGTGGGGCAAAGGACGCCACCAACTTCCGGGAGAACATTACGAACGGGTATACGCCACAACCCGAGGCCATTAGCGACGAAGGGTTATTCTACGATTATTACTTCGAGACTGGTCATCGGCCCGAAGCGGACGCCCTGTTCGCGCCACGCTATACGGCCGCCAAGAGCACTCACCCACTGACCGGCGACACCGAGCAGTATCTCTCGGTCGGTCTCGACTCGACGCTCTCGACCGATGCGTTCGAGCGGCCGCGTTTGGACCTCGTGGCAGTCCTCGACGTCTCGGGTTCCATGGACAGCGCCTTCGATGCGTACTACTACGACGAACAGGGGGAGAAACAGCCAGCCGAGAACGACGCGACGACGAAACTAGCGGCGGCCACACAGTCGCTGTGTGCGCTCACTGAACAGTTGCGTGACGACGACCGCTTGGGCGTCGTCCTCTACAATCACCGTGCTCACGTCGCCAAGCCGCTTCGTGACGTCGGCTCCACGGACATGCCCGCGATTCGCCGGCATATTCAGGAGATCGCCGCTGGCGGGAGTACGAACCTCGCGGATGGCTTCGAGGCGGCCGTCGACATGCTGATCGAAGAGCCGGCGCGGCCAGATGTCGAACGCCGCGTCGTCTTTATGACGGACATGATGCCCAACACGGGGACGACGGGCAAGCGTGAACTGACCGATCTGTTCGGTGACGCAGCCACCGAAGGCGTTCACACAACGTTCATCGGGATGGGGATCGATGCTAACGCGGAACTGGCGGAGACGCTGTCAGGTATTCGCGGGGCGAACCACTACTTCATTCACTCGGCGACGGAGTTCGAGCGCCGACTGGGTGCGGAGTTCGACTACATGGTCACGCCGCTCGTCTATGACCTGACGCTCGAACTCGAGACTGATGGCTACCAGATCGAGGCAGTCCATGGCTCGCCGTCGGCCGACACCGCGACGAACCGTCTCATGCACGTCGGGACGCTGTTCCCGTCCGCCAAGCAGGACGGTGAGGCTCGCGGTGGCGTTGTTCTCGTACGCCTCGACCAGACAGCGCCGGATGCCGACTTAGAACTGGTCGCCTCGTGGACCGAACGGGGTGGCGGTGAACAGACCGAACGCGTGAGTGTCGACACGCCCGACGCAGAGACATATGCACACGATGGTATCCGAAAGGCTATCGCGCTGTCGCGGTACGCTCGTGAACTTCGCGCATGGGCGACTGATATCCACGATCGGGCCGACACAGCGACTGGCGTCGACGACTGGTTGCTGCCCGGTCAGCGTGGCCAGCACGAGCGCGAGGCCGTTCCCCTGGTCGTTCCCGACCAGTACGCCGAGCGATTCGACGAGCTGCGACAGTACCTTGACGCGGAGATGGCAGCCGTCGATGATGAGACGCTCCACCAGGAGGTGACGCTGCTCGAGACGCTGTATCGGGCGAGGCCTCAAACACCAACTGAGGTGACTGAGTAA